One window of Methanogenium organophilum genomic DNA carries:
- a CDS encoding potassium channel family protein, translating to MRVIIVEGSALGINLARTLIQTGSEVILIERNPNRAKELSETLDCTIINAEGTRPDILEKAEIENADAIVACTSHDQDNIIIGLIAKQFNVPEIIITTDDIQFMTVAKRLGFHHVVNSPQTTSNSIFHTLRGIDTIELSTMMRGDVRFISVIAGKKFAGTPLTEVRLPKKSIYIGIYRNSDFLLYTDNPTIEEGDEILITTRVEFIDKIYRGFKGDEEETDMP from the coding sequence ATGCGGGTCATCATTGTGGAAGGAAGTGCACTGGGTATCAACCTTGCACGGACACTAATCCAGACAGGGTCAGAGGTCATTCTCATCGAACGTAATCCAAACCGGGCAAAAGAGCTGTCAGAAACCCTTGACTGCACCATAATCAATGCGGAAGGTACCCGTCCCGACATTCTGGAAAAAGCAGAGATTGAGAATGCCGATGCCATCGTCGCATGCACCAGTCATGACCAGGACAACATCATCATCGGGCTGATTGCCAAACAGTTCAATGTCCCGGAGATCATCATCACCACCGATGACATCCAGTTTATGACCGTCGCAAAACGGCTTGGATTTCATCATGTTGTCAACTCCCCCCAGACAACATCAAACAGTATTTTCCACACCCTTCGCGGCATTGATACCATCGAATTGTCGACCATGATGCGAGGAGATGTCCGGTTCATCAGCGTCATTGCAGGAAAGAAATTCGCTGGTACCCCCCTTACAGAGGTGAGACTTCCCAAAAAGAGCATTTATATCGGGATCTACAGAAACAGTGATTTTCTTCTGTATACCGACAATCCCACCATTGAGGAAGGAGATGAGATCCTGATCACCACCCGTGTCGAATTCATCGATAAAATCTATAGGGGGTTCAAAGGTGATGAGGAAGAAACAGATATGCCATAG